Below is a window of 'Nostoc azollae' 0708 DNA.
TGCCCTAAATGACCACAGACTGCTGACAATTTGAGAATTTTGTAACTTGTTTAACATATGATTAAAGATCAAGAGATTTTGATATTAATTGCAAATCTAGGTTAGCATCTAGGCTTAATTTTGTTTTTGCTGTTTGCAACTAATCCTCAATTTGATGGGGTGGCATTGGTTTAGGAAGTAGATAGCCTTCTCTATACTTCCAACTAAGAGATCGCAAAATTTTCATTTGTGAAACTGTTTCCACACCTTCTGAAATTACATCTAGGCCTAGTGTATGTGGTAAAGTAATAATTGTTTGTATAATTCCCAAGCTACATTTTTCTTTTTCCATACATGAGACAAAAGAGCGATTAATTTTGAGGGTATCAACAGGTAAATCACGTAAATAAATAAGATAAAGGAGAATAACC
It encodes the following:
- a CDS encoding EAL domain-containing protein, with product MILELVILLYLIYLRDLPVDTLKINRSFVSCMEKEKCSLGIIQTIITLPHTLGLDVISEGVETVSQMKILRSLSWKYREGYLLPKPMPPHQIED